A section of the Lepus europaeus isolate LE1 chromosome 19, mLepTim1.pri, whole genome shotgun sequence genome encodes:
- the LOC133747637 gene encoding cytochrome P450 2B4-like, with translation MEVSVLLFLAFLAGLLLLLLRGHPKAHGRLPPGPHPLPVLGNLLQMDRKGLLRSFLRFREKYGDVFTVYLGSRPVVVLCGTDAIREALVDQAEAFAGRGKVAVVDPIVQDYGVIFSNGERWRALRRFSLATMRDFGMGKRSVEERIQEEARCLVEELRKSKGALLDNTFLFHSVTSNIICSIVFGKRFDYKDPVFLRLLELFFQSFSLISSFSSQVFELFSGFLKHFPGTHRQIYRNLQEINAFIGQSVEKHRETLDPSNPRDFIDVYLLRMDKDKSDPSIEFHHQNLILTVLSLFFAGTETTSTTLRYVGVMAKRSPELEEFARGRIVSGVAPVSDREEAAAGRQLTARTMEVSVLLFLAFLAGLLLLLLRGHPKAHGCLPPGPHPLPVLGNLLQMDRKGLLRSFLRFREKYGDVFTVYLGSRPVVILCGTDAIREALVDQAEAFAGRGKVAVVDPIVQGYGVIFANGERWRALRRFSLATMRDFGMGKRSVEERIQEEARCLVEELRKSKGALLDNTLLFHSVTSNIICSIVFGKRFDYKDPVFLRLLDLFFQTFSLISSFSSQVFELFSGFLKHFPGTHRQIYRNLQEINAFIGQNVEKHRETLDPSNPRDFIDVYLLRMDKDKSDPSSEFHHQNLIITVLSLFFAGTETTSTTLRYGFLLMLKYPHVTERVQKEIEQVIGTHRPPALDDRAKMPYTDAVIHEIQRLGDLIPFGVPHTVTKDTQFRGYVIPKNTEVYPVLSSALHDPRYFETPNTFNPGHFLDADGALKRNEGFMPFSLGKRICLGEGIARTELFLFFTTILQNFSIASPVPPEDIDLTPRESGVGNVPPSYQMRFLAR, from the exons ATGGAGGTCAGCGTGCTCCTCTTCCTGGCTTTCCTCGCGGgcctcctgctgcttctgctcAGGGGCCACCCCAAGGCCCACGGCCGCCTCCCCCCGGGACCCCACCCTCTGCCCGTCCTGGGGAACCTCCTGCAGATGGACAGGAAGGGCCTGCTCCGCTCCTTCCTGCGG TTCCGAGAGAAATACGGGGACGTGTTCACGGTGTACCTGGGATCCAGACCCGTGGTCGTCCTGTGTGGGACGGATGCCATCCGCGAGGCCCTCGTGGACCAAGCTGAGGCCTTTGCTGGCAGGGGGAAGGTCGCTGTGGTGGATCCGATCGTCCAGGATTACG GAGTGATCTTTTCCAACGGGGAGCGCTGGCGGGCACTTCGGAGATTCTCCCTGGCCACCATGCGGGACTTCGGCATGGGGAAGCGGAGTGTGGAGGAGCGCATTCAGGAGGAGGCCCGGTGTCTGGTGGAGGAGCTGCGGAAATCCAAGG GAGCCCTCCTGGACAACACCTTCCTCTTCCACTCGGTCACCTCCAACATCATCTGCTCCATTGTCTTTGGAAAACGCTTTGACTACAAGGACCCCGTGTTCCTGCGGCTGCTGGAGCTGTTCTTCCAGTCCTTCTCCCTCATCAGCTCCTTCTCCAGCCAG GTGTTCGAGCTCTTCTCGGGCTTCCTAAAGCACTTTCCCGGCACGCACAGGCAGATCTACAGAAACCTGCAGGAGATCAACGCTTTCATCGGCCAGAGCGTAGAGAAGCACCGCGAAACCCTGGACCCCAGCAACCCCAGGGACTTCATCGATGTCTACCTGCTCCGCATGGACAAA GACAAGTCCGACCCCAGCATCGAGTTCCACCACCAGAACCTCATCCTCACCGTGCTCTCGCTCTTCTTCGCCGGCACCGAGACCACCAGCACCACCCTCCGCTACGTCGGGGTGATGGCAAAGAGGA GCCCAGAGCTGGAGGAGTTTGCTCGAGGACGAATCGTGTCTGGAGTCGCGCCCGTGTCTGAC CGCGAggaggctgcagcaggcagaCAGCTGACGGCCAGGACCATGGAGGTCAGCGTGCTCCTCTTCCTGGCTTTCCTCGCGGgcctcctgctgcttctgctcAGGGGCCACCCCAAGGCCCACGGCTGCCTCCCCCCGGGACCCCACCCTCTGCCCGTCCTGGGGAACCTCCTGCAGATGGACAGGAAGGGCCTGCTCCGCTCCTTCCTGCGG TTCCGAGAGAAATACGGGGACGTGTTCACGGTGTACCTGGGATCCAGACCCGTGGTCATCCTGTGTGGGACGGATGCCATCCGCGAGGCCCTCGTGGACCAAGCTGAGGCCTTTGCTGGCAGGGGGAAGGTCGCTGTGGTGGATCCGATCGTCCAGGGATATG GAGTGATCTTTGCCAACGGGGAGCGCTGGCGGGCCCTTCGGAGATTCTCCCTGGCCACCATGCGGGACTTCGGCATGGGGAAGCGGAGCGTGGAGGAGCGCATTCAGGAGGAGGCCCGGTGTCTGGTGGAGGAGCTGCGGAAATCCAAGG GAGCCCTCCTGGACAACACCTTGCTGTTCCACTCGGTCACCTCCAACATCATCTGCTCCATTGTCTTTGGAAAACGCTTTGACTACAAGGACCCCGTGTTCCTGCGGCTGCTGGACCTGTTCTTCCAGACCTTCTCCCTCATCAGCTCCTTCTCCAGCCAG GTGTTCGAGCTCTTCTCGGGCTTCCTAAAGCACTTTCCGGGCACGCACAGGCAGATCTACAGAAACCTGCAGGAGATCAACGCTTTCATCGGCCAGAACGTAGAGAAGCACCGCGAAACCCTGGACCCCAGCAACCCCAGGGACTTCATCGACGTCTACCTGCTCCGCATGGACAAA GACAAGTCCGACCCCAGCAGCGAGTTCCACCACCAGAACCTCATCATCACCGTGCTCTCGCTCTTCTTCGCCGGCACCGAGACCACCAGCACCACCCTCCGCtacggcttcctgctcatgctcaAGTACCCACACGTCACAG AGAGAGTCCAGAAGGAGATCGAGCAGGTGATCGGAACCCACCGCCCTCCGGCCCTCGATGACCGAGCCAAAATGCCCTACACGGACGCGGTCATCCACGAGATCCAGCGGCTCGGGGACCTCATCCCCTTCGGGGTGCCCCACACGGTCACAAAAGACACGCAGTTCCGAGGCTATGTCATCCCCAAG AACACGGAAGTGTACCCCGTCCTGAGCTCGGCTCTCCACGACCCGCGCTACTTTGAAACGCCGAACACCTTCAACCCTGGCCACTTTCTGGATGCCGACGGGGCACTGAAGAGGAATGAAGGTTTTATGCCCTTCTCCCTGG